Genomic window (Mesorhizobium sp. M4B.F.Ca.ET.058.02.1.1):
ACCCGACAAATGGGCCGCTTAATTTGTTGGGCGCATCCAACTCCGCCCGCGATACCGAAAGCTACTGGGTGCCAAGTGCCGGCATCAAGATCGGCATGGGCCCTGTCGATTGCCTCGGCGACTACGGCCAACCGATCGGAGCGTTCAGCAATCCCGGCGCCAATTGGGCCGGTGCGAACGGCAATATCATAACCAAGGTAAAGAGCGAAGCGCTGGGCGCAACCTGCTCGTACAAGATGGACCTTGGCAAAGGTCAGTTTCGGGTTCTTGGCGGCGTATTTCACGAGGATGTTTCGGGCTTCAAGGAGCAGTTGGTTGCTCCTCTCCCGGCATTCTTGGGCACGGGCGTAGGACGCCTCGATCTCGAGGGAGATGGCTGGGGATGGCGTGCCGGTGTCGCCTATGAGATTCCGGAAATCGCTCTGCGCGCCAGCCTGGTCTACAATTCGGCGGTGAAGCTCGACAACCTCGCCGGAACGCTCGACCTGACCCAGGTTTCCAGCATCATCGATCCGACAAATCCGCTGCTAGGTACCGTAACCAATGTCTATGGCTCCTCTGAAGTGCCGGACTCGGTGGAACTGAAGCTGCAGTCTGGTATCGCGCCAGGATGGCTGGCCTTCGGCTCCATCAAGTGGATGAACTGGAGCCAATTGCAGAGCATTCCGTTCTGCCCGACTGCGACGAAGGGCGTGTTTGCCTGCACCACCACCAGCGTGGTTCGCGCGACGTCATTGGATCTGCTCTACAGGGACGGATGGACTGTCTCCGGCGGCATCGGCCACAAGTTCAACGATCAGTGGAGCGGTGCGGCAGTTCTTACCTGGGATCGTGGTACCACCACCGGCCTCAGCGCCCAGACCGACACCTGGACCATCAGCGGCGGCGTGGCGTACACGCCGACCCAGAACATCGAGCTCCGTTTCGGTGGCGCGCTGGGCGTGCTCACCAGCGGGTCGATACATCCTGTCGTCGGCAGCGACGGCGTCACCTACGGCACCGACTATACCGCCGACTTCGGCAACGACCTTGTTTCCGCCGTCTCCACCTCGTTTAAGGTGAAGTGGTAAGCCCTTCAAACTGAACACAAAAGGCCGGGCATTGCCCGGCCTTTTTCGTTGGTGCCGTCAGGCGTGCGGGCGTCGCCGTAGCCGCACCAATCTCGCCGCGGTGCAGATTCGCCGCACATCCCGCGCCCCTCACAATTGTGACGTTTTAGCAACACTTTATGAACAACCCCAGCGCTACAGTTCCGGCCAGGGGGATTGCCCATTTCCCGCCATAAACCCGGCGCACCTCGAAATGGTCTCGGGACACGCGCCAAAAGGCTCGGCGATGGGGCAGGCCGCACCGCCCGCGGCAAGGACGAGTATGGACGCCAGAGTTATCTCCAAGGCCAAGCTGCCCAGCCGCTACGTGACCGTGGGTCCGGCGCGCGCGCCGCATCGCTCGTACCTCTACGCCATGGGATTGTCGGCGGCCGAGATCGCGCAGCCGCTGGTCGGCGTCGCCAGCTGCTGGAACGAGGCGGCACCCTGCAACATCTCGCTGATGCGTCAGGCGCAGGTGGTCAAGAAAGGCGTCGCCGCCGCCAACGGCACACCGCGCGAGTTCTGCACCATCACCGTCACCGACGGCATCGCCATGGGCCACCAGGGCATGAAATCGTCGCTTGTGTCGCGCGAGGTGATCGCCGATTCCGTCGAGCTGACCATGCGCGGCCATTGCTACGACGCGCTGGTCGGTCTTGCCGGTTGCGACAAGTCGCTGCCCGGCATGATGATGGCCATGGTGCGCCTCAACGTGCCATCGATCTTCATCTATGGCGGCTCGATCCTTCCCGGCAGCTATCGCGGCCGGCAGATCACCGTGCAAGACGTGTTCGAGGCGGTCGGCCAGCATTCGGTCGGCACGATCAGCGACGCCGAACTGCTCGAGATCGAACAGGCAGCCTGTCCGTCGGCCGGCTCGTGCGGCGCCCAGTTCACCGCCAACACGATGGCCACCGTCGCCGAGGCGATCGGCCTGGCGCTGCCCTATTCCTGCGGCGCGCCGGCACCCTACGAGATGCGCGACCGCTTCAACTACGCCTCCGGCGAAAAGGTTATGGAGCTGATCGCGAAGAACATCCGGCCACGCGACATCATCACGCTGAAGTCGCTGGAGAACGCCGCGACCGTCGTGTCCGCCACCGGCGGCTCGACCAATGCCGCGCTGCACCTGCCGGCGATCGCGCATGAGGCCGGGATCAAGTTCGACCTCTTCGACGTCGCCGCGATCTTCGAGAAGACACCTTACATCGCCGATCTCAAGCCCGGCGGCAAATATGTCGCCAAGGACATGTTCGAGGCCGGCGGCATTCCGCTGTTGATGAAGACACTGCTCGACCATGGTTACCTGCATGGCGATTGCATGACCGTGACCGGCCGTACTTTGGCCGAAAACATGCAGCATGTTGCCTGGAATGACAGCCAGGATGTGGTCCGTCCCGCCAACCGGCCAATCACCAAGACAGGCGGTGTCGTGGGCCTGAAGGGCAACCTTGCCCCCGAAGGCGCGATCGTGAAGGTCGCGGGCATGTCGGAACTGAAATTCTCGGGTCCGGCGCGTTGCTTCGATTCGGAAGAGGAGTGCTTCGAAGCGGTCACGCAGCGCAACTACAAGGAAGGCGAGGTTCTCGTCATCCGCTACGAGGGTCCGCGCGGCGGTCCGGGCATGCGGGAAATGCTGTCGACGACGGCGGCTCTCTACGGTCAGGGCATGGGCGGCAAGGTGGCGCTGATCACCGACGGACGGTTCTCGGGCGCGACGCGCGGCTTCTGCATCGGCCATGTCGGGCCGGAGGCGGCTATCGGCGGTCCGATCGGGCTCATCAGGGACGGTGACGTGATCTCGATCGATGCGGTCAACGGCACGATCGAGGTGGCGCTGTCCGACGCCGAGCTGGCGGCGAGGAAGAAGACGTGGAAGGCGCGCAAGACCGACTATCAGTCGGGCGCGATCTGGAAATATGCGCAGACGGTCGGATCGGCCCGCGACGGCGCGGTGACCCACCCGGGCGGTGCGAAAGAAACACATTGCTATGCGGATATCTGAGGTGTTGAGGTCGTCTGTCTTTTCGGCACTGGTCGCTGTGGCGACCTTGGGCGCCGTGGGCCAAGCCATGGCCTTCGACGACAAGGTATTCGACGACAAGACCGGCGTGAAGCCGCAGTCCAGCCCGTGGGCGGTGTTCCAGTTCGGCTTTTCCGCCTACAAGAACGGCCACAAGGACCAGGCGGTCGAGGCTTATAAATACGCCGCCGAGAACGGCCAGATTGGCGCCACCTGGAAGCTTGCGCGCATGTATGCCGAAGGCGACGGCGTGGCACGCGACGACTATGCGGCCTTCAAGTTCTTCTCGGAGATCGTCGACCAGGATGTCGAGCCGGGTTCGCCGGAGGAGAGCTATGTCTCCGACGCGCTGGTGGCGCTCGGCGACTATCTGCGCAAGGGCATACCCGGCAGCCCCGTCACGGAGAACGAGGTCGCGGCGCAGGAATACTACATGCGCGCGGCCGCCAACTACCGCAATCCGAACGCCCAATTCGAGATCGGGCAGATGTTCCTGAAGGGCGAGGGCGGCGTCAAGGCAAGCGTCAAGCAGGCCGGGCGCTGGCTCCAACTGGCGGCCGAGAAGGGCCATGCCGGCGCGCAGGCGACGCTCGGCAACCTCCTGTTCCAGAGCGGCAAGGTGGTGCGCGGCCTGGCGATGATGACGGCCGCACTCGAGCGTGCCGCACCGGCCGACCAGCCGTGGATCCGCAGCATGCAGGAAGAGGCCTTCGCCGCCGCCGGCGAAGCCGACCGCCGCACGGCCATCTCCCTGGCCGACGACATCCTGACGAAGGGCGGCGGCGACCAGTAAGCCGCGCCGCTGCCAAGTCACCCCAGGTAAATCAGTTCTCGGTCGGTTCCGTCGGCACCATGCTTGGCGCAGGCGTCGAGATCGGCGTGGTCATGACCGGCGGGGTCGTGCCCCGGCAGTCGTCATGGATCTTGGTCCACGAGGTGTTGTTGAGAACCATGTCGCAGCGGGCGAGGTGGCTTTCGCCGGCAATCGTCAGGCAGGCGGTCTCACCAATCTTGAACGATTTGCCGTTGGCAAGGCATGCCTGGGCGGCAAGCACCGGTGCCGGCGCGATCAACGCCAACACAAGACCAGCCGAGCAAAGAACAAACCGGATCGCCATCGAACCCCCGCAGCAAGTCGCATCAAACGCGCAATTTGTGGCGATATCAGGGTTTTGCGGAGATTTGCGTGAGTAGCCGTCAGGCGGGCTGCAGCGCCAGTTCGATCGCCACCGGCACGTGGTCGGATGGCTTCTCCCAGGCGCGGACATGCTTTTCGACCGAGGCCGAGGAAAAACGGTTGGCGGCTTCGGGCGACAAAAGCAGGTGGTCGATGCGGATGCCGTTGTTCTTCTGCCAGGCGCCGGCCTGATAGTCCCAGAACGTGTAGACATCGGACGAATCGGTGACGGCGCGCACTGCTTCGGTGAAGCCGAGGTTCTTCAGCCGACGGAAGGCCTGCCGCGTCTGCGGCTGGAACAGCGCGTCGCCCAGCCAGTTGTCCGGGAACCGGGCGTCGGCGGCTTCGGGGATGACATTGTAGTCGCCGGCCAGCACCAGCGCCTCCTCGAGCCGCAGCCGCTCCTGCGCCCACCTCTCCAGCCGCGCCATCCAGGACAGCTTGTAGGAGAACTTCTTCTCGTCGTCGATCGGATTGCCGTTCGGCAGATAGAGCGAGGCGACACGCAGCGCGCCCCTGTCGGTCGAGAACACGCCCTCGATGAAGCGCGCCTGCTCGTCCTCGTCATCGCCGGGCAGGCCCTTGATAACTTCGTCGAAGCGCAGCTTCGACAGGAGGGCGACGCCGTTGAAGCCCTTCTGGCCATGGGTCTCGACATTGTAGCCGAGCGCCTCGACCTCGGCGCGCGGGAACTGTTCGTCGACCGATTTGATCTCCTGCAGGCAGACGATGTCGGGCGCGCTTTCGGTCAGCCAGTGGGTGAGGTTGCCGATGCGGGCGCGCACGCCGTTGATGTTCCAGGTGACGATTTTCATGGATTGCCCTTGGGATCTTCGGACGGGAGGCGTTCGACGAGGCCGATCGTATTGCCTGCCGGGTCCTTTAGGAAGGCCATCCACTCGCTTTCCCCCGCCGGACCGAACTGGCCCTCGGTGTCGCGATGGACGAGTGCCGGCGGCGCGGTGAAGGGAATGCCCGCGGCCTTCGCCTGCGCATGGAAGGCTTCGAGGCCGGTAATGTCGAGATAGACGATGCCCGCCGGCACGCCATCGGTGAAGAACAGGCGCACGTCGCCGGCCATGATGAAGGCGATGCCCGGCGGATCGTAGCGCGCATGCACGCCCATGCCGAGCACGTCACGCCAGAAGGCGAGCGTGATGTCGAGATCGCGGCCGGCCGAGAGCGCGACCTGACGGACCGCGCCGATCGCAGGCATCCGATTTCTGCTAAACAGAGAAACTGGTGCCGCAGCCGCAGGAGGCGACGGCATTGGGGTTCCTGATCTGGAACGACTGGCCCATCAGGTCGTCGACGAAGTCGATCACCGAGCCGCCCATATAGACCAGCGACAGGTCGTCGATCAGCACGGTGGCGCCGTCCTTCTCGATGGCGACGTCGTCGTCGTTGCGCGTGTCGACGAGGTCGAACTTGTAGGAAAAGCCGGAGCAGCCGCCGCCTTCGACCGAGACGCGCAGCGCCGTCTTGCCCGGCTCGCCGGAAACGATCCTGGCGATCCGCTTGGCGGCGGCGTCGGTCATCTCGACCTTCATGGCAGTCTTGGCATCCGCGCCCATCGGCGTCACCTTGCTTTCGGTTTCATATGATAGGTATGAA
Coding sequences:
- the erpA gene encoding iron-sulfur cluster insertion protein ErpA is translated as MGADAKTAMKVEMTDAAAKRIARIVSGEPGKTALRVSVEGGGCSGFSYKFDLVDTRNDDDVAIEKDGATVLIDDLSLVYMGGSVIDFVDDLMGQSFQIRNPNAVASCGCGTSFSV
- a CDS encoding tetratricopeptide repeat protein yields the protein MRISEVLRSSVFSALVAVATLGAVGQAMAFDDKVFDDKTGVKPQSSPWAVFQFGFSAYKNGHKDQAVEAYKYAAENGQIGATWKLARMYAEGDGVARDDYAAFKFFSEIVDQDVEPGSPEESYVSDALVALGDYLRKGIPGSPVTENEVAAQEYYMRAAANYRNPNAQFEIGQMFLKGEGGVKASVKQAGRWLQLAAEKGHAGAQATLGNLLFQSGKVVRGLAMMTAALERAAPADQPWIRSMQEEAFAAAGEADRRTAISLADDILTKGGGDQ
- the xth gene encoding exodeoxyribonuclease III, with amino-acid sequence MKIVTWNINGVRARIGNLTHWLTESAPDIVCLQEIKSVDEQFPRAEVEALGYNVETHGQKGFNGVALLSKLRFDEVIKGLPGDDEDEQARFIEGVFSTDRGALRVASLYLPNGNPIDDEKKFSYKLSWMARLERWAQERLRLEEALVLAGDYNVIPEAADARFPDNWLGDALFQPQTRQAFRRLKNLGFTEAVRAVTDSSDVYTFWDYQAGAWQKNNGIRIDHLLLSPEAANRFSSASVEKHVRAWEKPSDHVPVAIELALQPA
- the ilvD gene encoding dihydroxy-acid dehydratase encodes the protein MDARVISKAKLPSRYVTVGPARAPHRSYLYAMGLSAAEIAQPLVGVASCWNEAAPCNISLMRQAQVVKKGVAAANGTPREFCTITVTDGIAMGHQGMKSSLVSREVIADSVELTMRGHCYDALVGLAGCDKSLPGMMMAMVRLNVPSIFIYGGSILPGSYRGRQITVQDVFEAVGQHSVGTISDAELLEIEQAACPSAGSCGAQFTANTMATVAEAIGLALPYSCGAPAPYEMRDRFNYASGEKVMELIAKNIRPRDIITLKSLENAATVVSATGGSTNAALHLPAIAHEAGIKFDLFDVAAIFEKTPYIADLKPGGKYVAKDMFEAGGIPLLMKTLLDHGYLHGDCMTVTGRTLAENMQHVAWNDSQDVVRPANRPITKTGGVVGLKGNLAPEGAIVKVAGMSELKFSGPARCFDSEEECFEAVTQRNYKEGEVLVIRYEGPRGGPGMREMLSTTAALYGQGMGGKVALITDGRFSGATRGFCIGHVGPEAAIGGPIGLIRDGDVISIDAVNGTIEVALSDAELAARKKTWKARKTDYQSGAIWKYAQTVGSARDGAVTHPGGAKETHCYADI
- a CDS encoding OmpP1/FadL family transporter — protein: MNNLRLKALLGAGCFSLAAIGSAHAGGLERGGYDIDLLFDPAQVTGEASATYVMPQRDLKNVVDIDPTNGPLNLLGASNSARDTESYWVPSAGIKIGMGPVDCLGDYGQPIGAFSNPGANWAGANGNIITKVKSEALGATCSYKMDLGKGQFRVLGGVFHEDVSGFKEQLVAPLPAFLGTGVGRLDLEGDGWGWRAGVAYEIPEIALRASLVYNSAVKLDNLAGTLDLTQVSSIIDPTNPLLGTVTNVYGSSEVPDSVELKLQSGIAPGWLAFGSIKWMNWSQLQSIPFCPTATKGVFACTTTSVVRATSLDLLYRDGWTVSGGIGHKFNDQWSGAAVLTWDRGTTTGLSAQTDTWTISGGVAYTPTQNIELRFGGALGVLTSGSIHPVVGSDGVTYGTDYTADFGNDLVSAVSTSFKVKW
- a CDS encoding VOC family protein, coding for MPAIGAVRQVALSAGRDLDITLAFWRDVLGMGVHARYDPPGIAFIMAGDVRLFFTDGVPAGIVYLDITGLEAFHAQAKAAGIPFTAPPALVHRDTEGQFGPAGESEWMAFLKDPAGNTIGLVERLPSEDPKGNP